A stretch of Argiope bruennichi chromosome 10, qqArgBrue1.1, whole genome shotgun sequence DNA encodes these proteins:
- the LOC129989432 gene encoding glycoprotein 3-alpha-L-fucosyltransferase A-like produces the protein MTIVCCLPRVPVRALQKNAWILLPLPIVTFFIFVYAPLDTLLVTNANHPQIPLKSAFVEKTTTDSHGFQQIFQVPTAEERRVSEAIQNERQGTLQTAAAVIKSLNASKHLAFQTSTARSRDFTIHVWKHGERMKRRFLRSYGRFMKDPYSSCSVNNCRLSTNDSRINESDAVLFHLHQTKGPQTLPSYHPEKQIWIFFTDESPLHTFLTTRKYTMKDYNGLFNWSMTYRSDSDVPVPYGKTVPLSEKEKASYKFKDFATLKQKGVAILGSNCGGQNHRWDYVRELQRFIDVDIYGGCGTHKCPGHFTKDCPLIGDYKFYLAFENSNCNEYITEKLWWNAYSKEVVPVVMGAPKSDYEKLCPPDSFIHTDDFQSPSDLAKYLDYLMYNDTAYNSFFDWKKNYKVVNEHGYFGSPSLHLCYICEALNNFYGATPKMYNDLQSFWNPKTDCHKASWTPED, from the coding sequence ATGACGATCGTTTGCTGTCTTCCTAGAGTGCCTGTACGAGCCCTTCAAAAGAATGCCTGGATCCTCCTGCCTTTACCCATTGTCACATTTTTCATCTTTGTGTACGCACCCTTGGACACCCTCCTGGTCACCAACGCCAATCACCCTCAAATTCCATTAAAATCTGCATTTGTCGAGAAAACTACCACAGATAGTCATGGATTTCAACAGATTTTCCAAGTACCTACTGCTGAAGAGAGAAGAGTTTCGGAGGCCATTCAAAATGAACGACAAGGAACCCTTCAAACGGCAGCTGCTGTTATTAAGAGTTTGAATGCTTCAAAACATCTGGCCTTTCAGACATCGACAGCACGCTCTAGGGATTTTACCATTCATGTTTGGAAACACGGCGAGCGTATGAAAAGGCGATTTCTTCGATCCTATGGTAGATTCATGAAAGATCCTTATTCCTCGTGTAGTGTAAACAATTGTCGTTTGTCCACAAATGATTCTCGCATCAATGAAAGCGATGCCGTTTTATTCCACCTCCATCAAACGAAAGGCCCGCAAACCTTACCTTCCTACCACCCCGAAAAGCAGATATGGATATTTTTCACTGACGAATCGCCCTTGCATACGTTCCTCACTACCAGAAAATACACCATGAAAGATTACAATGGCTTGTTCAACTGGAGCATGACCTACAGAAGCGATTCGGATGTTCCTGTCCCTTATGGTAAGACTGTACCTCTGAGTGAGAAGGAAAAGGCGAGTTACAAATTCAAGGATTTCGCGACCTTGAAGCAGAAAGGGGTGGCCATTCTGGGTAGCAATTGTGGAGGGCAAAACCACCGGTGGGACTATGTGAGAGAATTGCAGAGGTTTATTGATGTCGACATCTATGGTGGATGTGGCACACACAAATGTCCAGGACATTTCACCAAAGATTGCCCTTTGATCGGGGATTATAAATTCTACCTCGCTTTTGAGAATTCGAACTGCAATGAGTACATCACCGAGAAACTCTGGTGGAACGCTTACAGCAAGGAGGTAGTCCCCGTCGTGATGGGGGCTCCGAAATCAGATTATGAAAAGCTGTGTCCACCAGATTCTTTCATCCACACGGATGACTTTCAATCACCTTCCGATTTAGCGAAGTATCTAGATTACTTGATGTACAACGATACAGCCTATAATTCGTTTTTCGATTGgaagaaaaattacaaagttgtgaACGAGCATGGATATTTCGGTTCCCCGTCTCTGCATTTGTGCTACATCTGTGAAGCTCTCAACAACTTCTACGGGGCCACACCAAAGATGTATAATGATTTGCAGTCGTTTTGGAATCCAAAAACGGATTGCCATAAAGCGTCTTGGACACctgaagattaa